The Cylindrospermopsis curvispora GIHE-G1 genome contains a region encoding:
- a CDS encoding DUF561 domain-containing protein, translated as MIMLPQLQNAFLRRNVLKVISGLNNFNSESVAATVKAADLGGATFVDIAADQRLIHLAKSLTSLPICVSAVEPEQFVLAVSAGADLIEIGNFDSFYAQGRKFEADEVLSLTHKTRALLPEITLSVTVPHILTLDQQVQLAEALVQAGADIIQTEGGTSSQPTHAGTLGLIEKAAPTLAATFEISRAVSIPVLCASGISNVTAPLAVAAGAAGVGVGSAINQLNSEIAMIASVRSLVESLSNSNISSPV; from the coding sequence ATGATCATGCTTCCCCAGCTGCAAAATGCCTTTCTCCGTCGCAACGTTTTAAAAGTAATTAGCGGTTTAAATAACTTCAACTCTGAAAGTGTAGCTGCTACAGTGAAAGCAGCAGATTTAGGCGGTGCGACCTTCGTTGATATTGCTGCTGACCAAAGATTAATCCATTTAGCCAAAAGTTTAACCAGCCTACCAATTTGTGTATCTGCTGTGGAACCGGAACAATTTGTCCTAGCTGTAAGTGCTGGTGCTGATTTAATCGAAATTGGTAACTTTGACTCATTTTACGCTCAAGGTCGCAAATTTGAAGCAGATGAGGTTTTATCCCTAACCCACAAAACTCGCGCCTTACTGCCCGAAATAACCCTATCTGTGACTGTTCCCCATATTCTCACCCTAGACCAACAGGTGCAACTAGCTGAAGCCCTGGTTCAAGCTGGTGCTGACATTATTCAAACCGAAGGGGGGACTAGTAGTCAACCAACCCATGCTGGGACCCTGGGTTTAATTGAAAAAGCTGCTCCCACCCTAGCAGCAACATTTGAAATTTCTCGCGCTGTGTCCATCCCTGTTTTGTGCGCTTCTGGTATTTCCAATGTCACCGCACCCCTAGCTGTAGCTGCTGGCGCTGCTGGTGTGGGCGTAGGATCTGCGATTAATCAACTTAACAGTGAAATTGCTATGATTGCCTCTGTGCGCTCTCTAGTAGAATCCCTATCTAATAGTAACATTAGCTCACCTGTGTAA
- a CDS encoding bifunctional 4-hydroxy-2-oxoglutarate aldolase/2-dehydro-3-deoxy-phosphogluconate aldolase, with product MSDQTWLSKLKQHKAIAVIRTPKMYWGEQMAMAVASAGMQLIEITWDSDRARDLISELRVHLPHCLIGTGTLFNVQQLQEAIAAGAQFLFTPHTDVEMIKRAVFKNVPIIPGALTPTEIITAWHQGASSVKVFPVQAMGGVNYIRSLQGPLGHIPLIPTGGVTIDNASAFLQGGAIAVGLSGELFPKQWVLTENWSAISTQSKDLMVRLNGDSQLLAQ from the coding sequence ATGTCCGATCAAACCTGGCTGTCAAAATTAAAACAACATAAGGCGATCGCTGTTATTCGTACCCCAAAAATGTACTGGGGTGAACAGATGGCTATGGCCGTAGCATCCGCAGGTATGCAGTTAATAGAAATTACTTGGGATAGCGATCGCGCTCGGGATTTAATTTCTGAGTTAAGAGTTCACTTACCCCATTGTCTAATTGGCACTGGCACCCTATTTAATGTCCAACAATTACAAGAGGCGATCGCTGCTGGGGCCCAGTTTCTTTTTACTCCCCACACAGATGTAGAAATGATTAAAAGGGCGGTTTTTAAAAACGTGCCCATTATTCCTGGAGCTTTAACACCTACAGAAATTATTACAGCTTGGCATCAGGGTGCAAGTAGTGTTAAAGTATTTCCCGTGCAAGCTATGGGAGGAGTTAACTATATTCGGAGTTTACAGGGTCCTTTGGGTCATATTCCCCTGATTCCCACAGGTGGGGTGACTATAGACAATGCCTCAGCTTTTTTGCAAGGGGGAGCTATTGCAGTAGGTTTGAGTGGAGAATTGTTCCCCAAACAATGGGTACTAACGGAAAACTGGTCAGCTATTAGCACCCAATCTAAAGATCTCATGGTAAGACTAAATGGAGACTCCCAACTACTTGCGCAATAG
- a CDS encoding thiamine phosphate synthase produces MVYRILDANLNRSREGLRIIEEWCRFGLNDASMAETCKNLRQEVARWHTPQIRAARDTVGDPGTVLSHSQEEQRSSITSLLQANFCRIQEAFRVLEEYGKLHHEEMGKTFKQMRYQVYTLESTLMGHQRHHLLWQSRLYLVTSPADSLLTIVESCLQGGLTILQYREKTADDMVRWDRAKKLRELCRSYGALFIVNDRVDLALAVDADGVHLGQQDLPVAVARELLGPQRILGRSTTNPQEMQAAITEGADYIGVGPVYETPTKPGKAAAGFDYVSYAARNCPIPWFAIGGVDMGNIHDVIKAGAQRVAVVRSLMEAEQPTLTTQYFISQLLRK; encoded by the coding sequence GTGGTTTATCGTATCCTAGATGCAAATTTAAATAGATCCCGGGAGGGTCTGCGAATCATTGAGGAATGGTGTCGTTTTGGCTTAAATGATGCCTCTATGGCTGAAACCTGTAAAAACCTACGTCAAGAAGTTGCTAGGTGGCACACACCACAAATTAGAGCAGCACGAGATACTGTGGGTGATCCTGGCACGGTTTTGAGCCATTCTCAAGAGGAACAGCGTAGTTCTATTACCTCCCTATTACAGGCTAATTTTTGCCGTATTCAGGAAGCTTTTAGGGTTTTAGAAGAATACGGCAAGCTACATCACGAAGAAATGGGGAAAACTTTTAAGCAAATGCGCTATCAAGTGTATACCCTAGAAAGTACTTTGATGGGTCATCAACGTCATCACCTATTATGGCAGTCCCGCTTGTACTTAGTCACGTCCCCTGCGGATAGCTTATTAACTATTGTTGAGTCTTGTCTCCAAGGTGGACTGACCATACTTCAGTATAGAGAAAAAACAGCTGATGACATGGTGCGCTGGGATAGGGCTAAGAAACTAAGAGAGTTGTGTCGAAGTTATGGTGCTTTGTTTATTGTTAATGACCGTGTAGACTTAGCCCTAGCTGTTGACGCAGATGGAGTACATTTAGGACAACAAGATCTACCAGTTGCTGTAGCTAGGGAATTATTAGGTCCACAACGTATCCTGGGACGTTCCACCACCAACCCCCAGGAGATGCAAGCAGCAATTACTGAGGGTGCGGATTATATTGGTGTCGGTCCTGTGTATGAAACACCAACTAAACCAGGAAAAGCAGCAGCAGGATTTGACTATGTAAGTTATGCAGCTAGGAACTGTCCCATTCCTTGGTTTGCCATTGGGGGTGTGGACATGGGTAACATTCATGATGTCATCAAGGCTGGGGCACAGCGCGTAGCTGTAGTGAGATCGCTAATGGAAGCAGAACAACCTACCCTCACTACCCAATATTTTATATCCCAGCTATTGCGCAAGTAG
- a CDS encoding DUF1868 domain-containing protein, with protein sequence MDDNYQTYLNRLARMTLPDSFRTQVQHIQESSKFQSVDGVLRATPFPGYTLITPPAGEDPQNADFYQQIDAFGRSLLELPIASDLIVPLPVSSFHLTLADLIWDHAFIHACEKRPDFEEELNSYLGDLFGQYQKLRSSSQGPISWQVLGIIVMPRAIALGLIPKDERSYEEIIQLRRLIYQNRKLMGLGIEQHYHFTAHITLGYFSEIPANLDRVNLSNLLSELNQHWLLNFSQIVVSQAEVRKFDDMTHYYRQPNWASFRF encoded by the coding sequence TTGGACGACAACTACCAAACCTACTTAAATCGGTTAGCGAGAATGACGCTACCAGACTCTTTCAGAACCCAGGTTCAACATATCCAGGAATCCTCTAAATTCCAGTCTGTAGATGGTGTCCTCAGAGCAACCCCCTTTCCCGGTTATACCCTGATTACTCCACCAGCGGGTGAAGATCCGCAAAATGCCGACTTTTACCAGCAAATAGATGCTTTTGGGCGATCGCTGTTAGAGTTACCAATTGCTTCCGATTTGATTGTACCTTTACCGGTGAGCAGTTTTCATCTTACTTTAGCAGATCTGATTTGGGATCATGCGTTTATTCACGCCTGTGAGAAAAGACCCGATTTTGAAGAAGAACTAAACTCTTATCTAGGAGACTTGTTTGGTCAGTACCAAAAATTGCGTAGTTCATCCCAAGGTCCCATTTCTTGGCAAGTCTTAGGAATAATAGTAATGCCTAGAGCTATAGCATTGGGTTTAATACCAAAGGATGAACGCTCATACGAAGAAATTATTCAACTACGACGACTAATTTATCAAAATCGCAAATTAATGGGACTGGGCATTGAACAGCACTATCACTTCACAGCCCATATTACGTTAGGTTATTTTAGTGAAATCCCTGCTAACTTAGACCGGGTTAATCTAAGTAATTTATTATCGGAACTAAATCAACATTGGCTGTTAAATTTCTCACAAATTGTGGTCAGTCAAGCTGAGGTGAGAAAGTTTGATGATATGACCCATTATTATCGTCAACCAAACTGGGCCAGTTTCAGGTTTTAA
- a CDS encoding RDD family protein, protein MHLFNKVKFNTPESVELEFTLAGIGSRAWAFLIDYLVLTTTLILVVIAWVFIFSQLVISAILDSAFGLWIWAIASLTIFTIYTGYFVFFETLWQGQTPGKRMAKIRVIRDDGRPVGLQQSVLRALLRPVDEFFFIGAFLIILAKNEKRLGDMVAGTMVIQSETENKVVNLAISAEAKLLCVKLQQTCDLSQLLPDDFAVIREYLKHRGGMSSKAKASLSLELSQQVQSIVNLSVLPGDISADVFLEAVYLGYQKLEFV, encoded by the coding sequence ATGCACTTATTCAATAAAGTCAAATTTAATACTCCCGAAAGTGTGGAGCTGGAATTTACCTTAGCTGGTATAGGAAGTCGTGCTTGGGCTTTTTTAATTGACTATTTGGTTTTGACTACCACTTTAATTTTGGTAGTCATTGCTTGGGTATTTATCTTCAGTCAATTGGTTATATCAGCAATTTTAGACTCAGCTTTTGGTTTGTGGATATGGGCGATCGCCTCCCTGACTATTTTCACCATTTATACTGGCTATTTTGTCTTTTTTGAGACTTTATGGCAAGGACAGACTCCTGGTAAACGCATGGCCAAAATTCGGGTAATCAGAGATGATGGTAGACCAGTTGGACTGCAACAGTCGGTCTTGCGAGCTTTACTCCGTCCAGTGGATGAGTTTTTTTTCATCGGTGCTTTTTTAATCATCTTAGCCAAAAATGAAAAGCGTCTGGGTGATATGGTTGCTGGAACTATGGTAATTCAGTCTGAAACAGAAAATAAAGTTGTCAATTTAGCTATTTCTGCGGAAGCGAAGTTGCTTTGTGTCAAGCTGCAGCAAACCTGTGACCTATCCCAGTTATTGCCCGATGATTTTGCCGTAATTCGTGAGTATTTAAAACACCGTGGTGGTATGTCTTCTAAAGCTAAAGCTTCTTTATCCCTCGAATTGTCCCAGCAGGTTCAGTCCATAGTTAATTTATCAGTTTTGCCCGGTGATATTTCAGCTGATGTGTTTTTAGAAGCTGTTTATCTAGGATATCAAAAGTTGGAATTTGTTTGA
- a CDS encoding glycerophosphoryl diester phosphodiesterase membrane domain-containing protein produces the protein MAENRGFYTTGQVLTVGNAVSASVRLYRSHFKDYFFLSLKAWLWILVPIYGWAKFYALSALISRLGFGDLVNQPESVHSGERFVNSRLWQFLGTLILMFFIYVGIIVSFFILGFLLALIPTAILGGLDIQNPTNIGLIFLLVLLLTIVAIVGSIWLEIRFSLVTLPLAIEENVDATSTIGRSWELTKGHVWRIFLILFVASLITLPMQILLQIISFIVQGILEFTPDNNPLLNSLLLLFFIAIFIGGSALILPFWQSLRAVIYYDLRSRREGLGLKLREREI, from the coding sequence ATGGCTGAGAATAGAGGTTTTTACACCACCGGACAGGTTTTAACAGTGGGAAATGCAGTTAGCGCATCAGTTCGCTTATATCGTTCCCATTTTAAGGACTACTTTTTTCTGTCTTTAAAAGCTTGGCTATGGATACTTGTGCCAATCTATGGTTGGGCTAAATTTTATGCTTTATCAGCTCTGATTAGTCGTTTAGGTTTTGGTGATTTGGTTAATCAACCAGAAAGTGTTCACTCGGGTGAACGATTTGTTAATTCCCGATTGTGGCAGTTTTTAGGCACATTGATTTTAATGTTTTTCATCTACGTTGGCATTATTGTTAGTTTTTTTATTCTAGGATTTTTGTTGGCGCTTATTCCCACGGCAATTTTGGGTGGGTTAGACATTCAGAATCCCACTAATATAGGTCTGATCTTTCTCCTAGTTCTTCTTTTGACTATTGTCGCTATTGTAGGATCTATCTGGTTAGAAATTCGGTTTTCTCTGGTAACTCTCCCCCTAGCAATTGAGGAAAATGTGGATGCTACCTCTACTATTGGTCGCAGCTGGGAGTTAACCAAAGGTCATGTATGGAGAATATTTCTCATCCTTTTTGTAGCATCTTTAATCACTTTACCAATGCAAATTTTATTACAAATTATTTCCTTTATTGTTCAGGGAATATTGGAATTCACACCTGACAATAATCCCCTCCTTAATAGTTTACTGCTTCTCTTCTTTATTGCTATATTTATAGGCGGTAGTGCCCTAATTTTACCTTTTTGGCAATCTCTCAGAGCTGTAATTTATTATGACTTACGCAGTCGTCGCGAAGGATTGGGTTTAAAGTTACGAGAACGGGAAATTTAA
- a CDS encoding stage II sporulation protein M → MNIKRWISTREENWQRLDSLLSKIERKRLKSLKSSEIRELASLYRSITADLARARTHNVSHTLIQSLQLLATRAYTQIYQGSRKQEWEGVIQFYRWGFPAIVQQTFPYIITATGLFILGMLVGWWYTWQDPSFMSLLIPESLISQVQDRGELWIGSIVGIEPLASSNIMINNISVSFSAVAGGITGGIFTIYILVFNGLLIGSIATLVAENNLAYPFWAFVLPHGALELPAIFFAGGAGLLLGRGILFPGKYLRLEAIKYYSSLAAQLVFGIVPLLIIAGIIEGFFSPNPIIPDPVKYLVGLAIFILLVMYCNRK, encoded by the coding sequence ATGAATATTAAACGTTGGATTAGCACAAGGGAAGAAAATTGGCAACGGTTAGACTCCCTTTTGAGTAAAATAGAGCGGAAAAGACTAAAATCCCTGAAATCCTCAGAAATTAGAGAGCTGGCTAGTCTTTATCGGTCTATAACAGCTGACTTAGCACGAGCACGCACCCACAACGTGTCCCATACTTTAATTCAAAGTTTACAACTCCTAGCAACCCGTGCTTATACACAAATTTACCAAGGTTCTCGAAAACAAGAATGGGAAGGAGTCATACAGTTTTACCGTTGGGGATTTCCAGCTATAGTGCAGCAGACCTTTCCTTATATCATTACTGCTACAGGACTATTCATCCTAGGGATGTTAGTAGGTTGGTGGTATACTTGGCAAGATCCCAGTTTTATGTCCCTACTGATACCTGAGAGTTTGATTTCCCAAGTTCAAGATCGGGGTGAGTTATGGATAGGTTCCATAGTCGGTATAGAACCCTTAGCATCCAGTAATATTATGATTAATAATATTTCCGTTTCCTTTTCTGCTGTTGCTGGGGGAATTACGGGGGGAATATTCACTATTTACATATTAGTATTCAATGGATTATTGATTGGCTCTATTGCTACTTTAGTGGCTGAAAATAATCTAGCCTATCCATTTTGGGCTTTTGTACTTCCCCATGGTGCCCTGGAATTGCCTGCCATATTTTTTGCAGGAGGAGCAGGTTTACTATTGGGTAGAGGAATTCTCTTTCCTGGTAAATATTTACGTCTGGAAGCAATTAAATATTACAGTTCCCTTGCTGCACAATTGGTCTTTGGAATTGTACCATTACTAATTATTGCTGGAATAATCGAGGGGTTTTTCTCTCCTAACCCCATAATACCAGATCCAGTTAAGTATTTAGTGGGATTGGCAATATTTATTCTATTAGTGATGTACTGTAATCGTAAATAG
- a CDS encoding IS1 family transposase, whose translation MHCPNCGSSKIRKNGKRRGKQNHICVDCGRQFIDVYSPPKGYSEEVKQSCLRSYVNGMGFRAIERDKGVHHTTIIYWLKQIGSILPDAPPVEETPLVGELDELETFVGSKKNKIWLWTAVNHFRKNILAWVVGDHSSQAFQPLWDIVKLWQCFFYVTDGWRVYPSFIQPEDHIVSKTYMTRVEGENTRLRHYLARLHRKTLCYSKSVDMLRYSIKLLLHYLKYEVIPAFS comes from the coding sequence GTGCATTGTCCAAACTGCGGGTCTTCCAAAATCAGAAAGAATGGCAAACGTCGAGGTAAACAAAATCACATTTGTGTTGATTGTGGTCGTCAATTTATCGATGTCTATAGTCCACCTAAAGGCTATTCAGAAGAAGTTAAACAAAGTTGCCTGCGCTCTTATGTTAACGGTATGGGATTTAGAGCAATTGAACGCGATAAAGGCGTTCATCATACAACTATTATTTACTGGCTAAAACAAATTGGTTCCATACTTCCAGATGCTCCACCAGTTGAGGAAACACCCTTGGTAGGTGAGCTTGATGAGTTGGAGACCTTTGTGGGATCAAAAAAAAACAAAATATGGTTGTGGACAGCAGTAAATCACTTCCGTAAAAATATCCTGGCTTGGGTTGTGGGAGACCACAGCTCACAAGCATTTCAACCTTTGTGGGACATCGTTAAACTCTGGCAATGCTTTTTTTATGTTACTGATGGGTGGAGGGTTTATCCGAGTTTTATTCAGCCAGAGGATCATATTGTGAGCAAAACATATATGACTAGGGTAGAGGGTGAAAATACACGTTTACGTCACTACTTAGCGCGACTACATAGAAAAACGCTATGCTATTCAAAATCTGTAGATATGCTTAGGTATTCAATTAAATTATTACTTCACTATTTAAAGTATGAAGTAATACCCGCGTTTAGTTGA
- a CDS encoding Eco57I restriction-modification methylase domain-containing protein has product MVSETILKDKYQTYFTSNNCLSSYMVALLKLENSDQLLEPSAGEGHLLEAALQCNNAISSVAYELHPEHAKKLRSKFNDVKNVQIRERDTIFCPDLDLCESFGRKFTKILGNPPYGAWQDYERRNQLKKKYPGFYIKETYTVFLLRCLKLLADNGRLVFIIPDTFLYLHRHIMLRRYLLEEFTIESIDVFRSSLFPGISFGYAGLCVVSIFCQKPQSHHGFYVRSVDKLANLHLSLNLKEYNSGYGSNHNYILQKDIRITESLSIPISRNNSVVAEISDHTTKMVDVADCVTGFYSGNDKLFLRKASGLVKGSKDYLLVDPISIEPNPCNLENSLRGIEGTKHFVPMLKGGGYNFLKPTQWYVDWSLKAVEFYKNNKKSRFQNSSYYFKTGIGFPMVTSKRPTAVLIEQTLFDQSIVGIFPKSSIDLFFLLAYCNSPAFWHCLKSINPSANNSAKYILKTPVILPDEYVMQDISCRTQELVLQMKHGHKTRLCEILEEEIIASIMKYINRQISSKLVNTSVMNIFSSF; this is encoded by the coding sequence ATGGTAAGTGAAACAATACTAAAAGATAAGTATCAAACTTATTTTACATCGAATAATTGCTTGTCCTCATATATGGTTGCACTTTTAAAACTGGAAAACAGTGACCAATTACTTGAACCCTCTGCTGGAGAAGGACATCTTTTAGAAGCAGCACTTCAATGTAATAATGCCATATCATCTGTCGCTTATGAATTACATCCAGAACATGCTAAAAAATTACGTTCCAAGTTTAATGACGTTAAAAATGTCCAGATCAGAGAACGTGACACCATTTTTTGCCCGGATTTGGATTTATGCGAGTCTTTTGGCCGCAAATTTACTAAGATTTTAGGAAATCCTCCCTATGGTGCTTGGCAAGACTATGAGCGTCGTAATCAATTAAAAAAGAAATATCCGGGATTTTATATTAAGGAAACTTATACGGTTTTTCTCCTGCGTTGTCTCAAATTACTTGCAGATAACGGAAGACTAGTCTTTATTATTCCCGATACTTTTTTATATCTTCACCGTCATATTATGCTTAGGCGTTATCTTCTTGAGGAATTTACTATTGAAAGTATAGATGTCTTTCGTTCATCTTTATTTCCAGGTATTTCCTTTGGCTATGCGGGTCTTTGCGTTGTTTCAATTTTTTGTCAAAAACCACAATCTCATCATGGCTTTTATGTTAGATCTGTTGATAAATTGGCAAATTTGCACTTATCTTTGAATCTTAAGGAATACAATTCTGGCTATGGTTCTAATCATAATTATATTCTCCAAAAAGATATTCGTATTACAGAATCTTTATCCATTCCCATATCAAGGAATAATTCAGTTGTTGCTGAAATATCTGATCATACAACCAAAATGGTTGATGTTGCTGATTGTGTGACAGGTTTTTATTCAGGAAATGATAAATTATTCCTACGTAAAGCATCTGGTTTAGTCAAGGGATCTAAAGATTACTTATTAGTGGATCCTATTTCTATTGAACCTAATCCTTGTAATTTGGAAAATTCTCTGCGAGGAATAGAGGGAACAAAGCATTTTGTACCTATGCTTAAAGGTGGGGGCTATAATTTTCTGAAACCAACTCAATGGTATGTGGATTGGAGTTTAAAAGCAGTTGAATTTTATAAAAACAATAAGAAGTCTAGATTCCAAAATTCTTCCTATTATTTCAAAACAGGAATTGGCTTTCCTATGGTAACCTCTAAACGTCCGACAGCAGTATTAATTGAGCAGACTCTTTTTGATCAGTCTATAGTAGGAATTTTTCCTAAATCTTCCATAGATTTATTTTTCTTATTAGCTTATTGTAACTCTCCTGCTTTTTGGCATTGCTTAAAATCTATTAACCCTTCAGCAAATAATTCTGCTAAATATATTTTAAAAACTCCTGTGATTTTGCCAGATGAATATGTGATGCAAGACATCTCTTGTCGCACTCAGGAGTTAGTATTACAGATGAAACACGGTCATAAAACAAGATTGTGTGAAATTCTTGAGGAAGAAATCATTGCTTCTATTATGAAATATATCAATCGACAGATATCTTCTAAGCTGGTGAATACATCTGTTATGAATATATTTTCTAGTTTTTAA
- the uvrC gene encoding excinuclease ABC subunit UvrC codes for MRAYSSQPLVKNPEQLESRLSEIPLAPGVYLMRDEKDTIIYIGKSRKLRSRVRSYFRDYTNKTQRINTMVQQITDIEFIITDTEAEALALEANLIKQHQPYFNVLLKDDKKYPYLCITWSEEYPRLFITRKRQRGTQKLEGDRPHKDKYYGPYTDSTLLRGVLHICQQIFPMRQRPQPLFKDRPCLNYDIGRCPGVCQKLVSVEDYHKVVEKVAMVFQGRTEELIDILTLQMETAVSELNFEAAAGIRDQIIGLKSLTARQKVSLPDDTVSRDAVALATDNQQAHIQLFQIRAGKLVGRLAFVANGHADPGEILQRVLEEHYQTADSVEIPTEILVQYELPHGDILADFLRQRKGKKVNIITPLRQTKAELIEMVEKNAQYELKRMQKMGEVNQKCLEDLAEILGLLDLPHRIEGYDISHIQGSNAVGSQVVFIDGLPAKQYYRHYKIKNSNVTIGHSDDFASLAEVIYRRFRQYIENPQLPRQGNDDWPDLIMIDGGKGQLSTVVNILQEVDLLKDLQVISLAKKREEIFLPQESQPLITQTEQPGVQLLRRLRDEAHRFAIGFHRQQRSNQWQRSCLDEIPGLGVHRQKLLLAHFRTIDYIRQATVQQLAEAPGIGLKLAQQVFAYFHP; via the coding sequence GTGAGAGCATATAGCAGCCAACCCCTGGTAAAAAATCCTGAGCAACTAGAAAGTCGCTTATCAGAAATTCCCCTAGCACCAGGGGTTTATTTGATGCGAGATGAGAAGGATACCATTATATATATTGGTAAATCACGAAAATTACGCTCTCGAGTACGTTCTTATTTTAGGGATTACACAAATAAAACCCAACGTATCAATACAATGGTGCAACAGATTACAGATATTGAATTCATCATTACGGATACAGAAGCGGAAGCTTTAGCATTAGAAGCAAATTTAATTAAACAGCACCAACCCTATTTTAATGTTCTACTTAAAGATGATAAAAAATATCCCTACCTATGTATCACCTGGTCAGAAGAATATCCGCGACTGTTTATCACCCGTAAACGTCAACGGGGAACACAAAAACTTGAAGGAGATAGACCACACAAGGATAAATATTATGGACCCTATACAGACTCAACCCTATTGCGGGGAGTTTTACATATATGCCAACAGATATTTCCCATGCGACAAAGACCTCAACCCTTATTTAAAGACCGTCCTTGTTTAAATTATGATATAGGTCGCTGTCCGGGAGTATGTCAAAAGTTAGTTTCTGTAGAAGACTACCATAAAGTTGTAGAAAAAGTAGCTATGGTATTTCAAGGAAGAACGGAGGAACTAATTGATATTTTAACATTACAAATGGAAACCGCCGTCAGTGAATTAAATTTTGAAGCTGCTGCTGGAATTAGAGATCAAATTATTGGTTTAAAATCCCTAACTGCTCGTCAGAAAGTATCCCTACCCGATGATACAGTTTCTCGAGATGCTGTTGCTTTAGCCACAGACAATCAACAAGCCCATATTCAGTTATTTCAAATTCGTGCTGGCAAATTAGTAGGAAGATTAGCTTTTGTAGCCAATGGTCATGCTGACCCAGGAGAGATTTTACAGCGGGTTTTAGAAGAGCACTATCAAACTGCAGATAGTGTGGAAATTCCCACAGAAATATTGGTGCAATATGAATTACCCCATGGAGATATTTTAGCTGATTTTCTTAGGCAACGTAAAGGCAAAAAGGTGAATATTATTACTCCTTTGAGACAAACTAAGGCAGAATTAATTGAGATGGTAGAGAAAAATGCCCAGTATGAATTAAAAAGAATGCAAAAAATGGGTGAGGTTAATCAAAAATGTCTGGAAGATTTAGCAGAAATTCTGGGTTTATTAGATTTACCTCATCGGATTGAAGGTTATGATATTTCCCATATTCAAGGTAGTAATGCGGTAGGTTCCCAAGTAGTGTTTATTGATGGTCTACCAGCTAAACAATATTACCGTCACTATAAAATTAAAAACTCTAATGTCACCATTGGTCATTCTGATGATTTTGCCAGTTTAGCGGAGGTTATTTATCGTAGATTCAGACAGTATATTGAAAATCCCCAATTGCCAAGACAGGGAAATGATGACTGGCCAGATTTAATTATGATTGATGGGGGTAAGGGTCAACTATCTACGGTTGTGAATATTTTACAAGAAGTTGACTTGTTAAAGGATTTACAAGTGATTAGTTTGGCAAAAAAAAGAGAAGAAATCTTTTTACCCCAGGAGTCTCAACCTTTGATAACTCAAACAGAGCAACCGGGTGTACAACTGTTAAGAAGACTTAGGGATGAAGCTCATCGATTTGCTATAGGTTTTCATCGTCAACAGAGAAGTAATCAATGGCAAAGGTCTTGTTTGGATGAAATCCCTGGTTTGGGTGTCCATCGACAGAAGCTATTATTGGCTCATTTTCGCACTATTGATTATATTCGTCAAGCAACAGTTCAGCAATTAGCAGAAGCTCCTGGAATTGGATTGAAGTTGGCACAGCAAGTTTTTGCCTATTTCCATCCTTAA